The Prunus dulcis chromosome 5, ALMONDv2, whole genome shotgun sequence genomic sequence AAGCAATTTCCTCCATCATCTCTTTTTTCCCTATTTCTTTTAAGAATACATCAAACTTATTCGCCATTAATGATGCCTAAAATATGTCGTTCTTCTGCTGACaggtgctgctgctgctgcaggAAGTGGGATCTTACTATGTGTTATCGTTTGCTGTATTAAAAGTAGGAAGCAAACTTTCTTGAGGACAAAGAGCCATCAAGATCTTGAGGCCTTCATTCAGAACAATGGACCTCTAGCAGTAAAAAGATACAAATTTTCGGATATCAGAAAAATGACCAACTCATTTAAAGATAAACTGGGTCGAGGGGGTTATGGTGATGTGTACAAAGGTAAGCTACGAGATGGTTGTCTTGTGGCTGTGAAGGTTCTTAATGCATCCAAAGGGAATGGAGAAGACTTCATAAACGAGGTTGCAAGCATTAGTAGAACTTCGCATGTTAATGTTGTCACTCTGTTGGGGTATTGCTTTGAAGGTCAGAAAAAAGCTCTCATATATGAGTTCATGCCCAATGGATCGCTTGAGAAGTTCATCTACAAAGAAAATTCTTTGGAAACCACTCCACACTTGGAACTGGAAAAACTATTTGAAATTGCTATTGGGATAGCTCGAGGGCTCGAGTACTTGCACCGTGGATGCAACACACGAATTTTGCATTTTGACATAAAACCACATAATATCCTTTTGGATGACAACTTTTGCCCAAAGATTTCTGACTTTGGGCTTTCTAAACTTTGCCTGAAGAAGGAGAGTATTATGTCGATGTTGGATGCAAGAGGGACAGTAGGGTACATAGCTCCAGAAGTGTTCTGTAGAAACTTTGGAGGAGTCTCTGTTAAGTCTGATGTCTATAGTTATGGAATGATGATTCTGGAGGTGgctggaggaagaaagaaCAGCGACGTTCAAGTGAGCCACACCACTGATGCTTTTTTTCCGGATTGGATTTATAAGCATCTAGAGCAGGGCAGCAATTTAGGATTGCCCAATCCTATGACCCAAGAGGAAAATGAACTTGCAAGGAAGATGATTTTGGTGGGGTTGTGGTGCATACAGACAAAGCCACCAGATAGGCCATCCATGAGTAAAGTGATTGAAATGCTGGATGGAAGCATTGAAGCCTTGCGAATACCACCAAAGCCTGTCCTAACTTCTCCTACAAGAACACCAGCAGAATCAGAATCTTCCACCTTCTCACTTATATGTTaatatcttttcttaattggTGTACATCTTTTGGATGATTCAGTTCCTAGTCAATTTTAAAGTCATTCTAATAAGATTTTCCCTTtcgcatttttctttttggtcataGCTCGATCTTGTTTTGTACTTCGTTGCTCATGTGAGAGGTAAAGCACTAATTTACCTTTCCTGAAAGCACTATTTTGAATATAGAACTTACGATAAACTACAGATTTACAATCTGCATTTTCTAAACATTGGATTGAAAGTTAATCTGCAGGATATTTGAACTGAGGTGTAGAACAATTGGGACTCCAGTGATTAGGTTTCAGTTTTGTCTATGTGTTGATCCCAACTTGGTTCTAAAATTACTGTCACTGCTTATTAGATGCAGCAAACAGCCGAATGCCAATTGGAGTTCAGCTCAGATGTTATCATATTATCCATCATCAACATGTCAATGTAGTTTGTTTTGCAGTTCTGTTTCAGTCAGCTTTGATTTCTGGAATTGTATGATTTGAGGAAATTTGTCTTTACTAGATGACTCGCTAATAGACAATGCATTTAACgaataaaacaattaaattgtTAAAAATATTAGCTGGTTGAAAGAAAACAGATAAACCATGTAGCCTAACTGCACTATACATGGGACCTTAGCATACCTCTGTCGGCTCTCACATAATATCTACAACTCATTCAAAAAAATCACAAGTTTTGTAGATGAATAGGAAATGAAAGCCATGACATTTGGCGTATGGTAAACTTAGaaaattgacaagaaaaaactTTAACCGCTACCATTCGGTGTTGTAGAGCTGCTAATCCAATTTAATGTCAGAGTATCTGGGGGAGGAGGCAGTGGATCACtctttaacaacacaacatCATCAGCTGAAATATCAATCTCCTCTGCCTTTTCTTTATCAAAATCCTTACTCTGTATCCGCTTTAGCTCATCTAGCACATCAGGCATGGAAGGTCTCACCTCCTTGTCATTTTGCAGGCACCGAAATGCTAATTCTGCCACTGcaattatcatttttcttattctgTAGTCTGATTCAAACCCTAGGCATGTGTCTACTAGCTCATGCAATGCATGGTTTTGAATCTTGTTGATAGCCATGTTCGACAAATTGATCTCATGTCGATGCCTTGTGATATCAACAGCAGGCAGGGATGATATGAGCTCAATCATGACCACCCCAAAGCTATAGACATCACTCTTGCTAGTAAGCTGGTAGCATTGGTTATACTCAGGATCAACATAACCTGGAGTTCCTTGTGGAGCAGTTGATATGTGGGTCACATCTGTGGGGAAGAGGCGAGATAGTCCAAAGTCCGCTACTTTGACACAGAAGTTGTTGTCAAGGAGAATATTCGTCGTTTTCACGTCACGGTGGATAATATCAGATGCATGAAGATATGACAATGCACTTGCAGTTTCTATGGCAATGTTCATTCGAGTAAGCCATGGCAGTGCACCAGGTTTTGCTCTTTCACCATGAAGATGCTCAGCAAGAGTTCCATTAGGAATGTATTCATACACAAGGAGGAGTTCACGGCTGTGGCGAGAGGTGCAACCATAGAGCAAGACAAGATTTTGGTGGCGCAGGCGAGCTAAAATCTCAATTTCATTCATGAACTGCTCAACTCTCTTGCAATTGTTTTCATATAGACGCTTGACTGCAACGGCTCTCCCATCACGGACATTTCCTGTATAAGAAATTTACAAATTAAGAACAAGAAGTTTCATAAAATGCTTAACAAAAATGAGTGATTTTAAGGATAAAAGGGTGTAAGCTGTTACCATGATACACTGTGCCAAAGCCTCCATCACCGAGTTCTTTGGCTGAATCAAAATAATTAGTTGCTTCTTCAAGTTCCTTATATGTGAACAAATGCACTCCAAGGTAGGTACTTCCCTTCTCCATATCATCCATGGAAGTTTGTTTAGAAAAGATGCTTCGAGATATAAGGGATGATGGAGCATATTGTTTTCTGTTGCGGCGTTGGTATACAAAGCAAACAACACACATTATAAGTACAGTAGCAGCAGATGCGCAAACACCTGGGGACAAGGGAGAGATCAGAGATGGCAATTCATGAATAGATGACGAGTGAACATAATCTAAATGGGAAATGTGGTAAAACATCAAACAACTGAAGGAAAGGAGGTTGCTGATATATTACCTATAACAACCTTTCTTTTCCAGTTCCACGAATTGTCTGCAAAAGCAATCAAAGAAGCAGAATTCTTAGAATATAAGTGATACAAACTTTAGGGGTAAAACCAAACATAACATCATAACATTTAATTAATCCAACTgatctcttttgttttctaaacCAGCTTATTCATGTTGATGGATTATAAATCTTGCAAATACTACAGAAGAAACCTCCACTGctgttttttgaaaatttcaagaaTTACTAGTAGTGATGTTTCTACAGAAGTACCATGGTCACAGGTTTGGGAACGAGGCCGGTCGCTGCAAAAACAGACAAATTCATTGTTTTTGAATCCACAGCGCCCGCTACTCTTCTCACATTTGCTGCAATTTTGTGCAGTCCAATTCAAAAGAAACCCCATCTTCAAGATTTCTGTGTAGTTCATTCGCAACAAGGCCTCGACACCAACAGCCACATCAACAGGCAAATTCACCGGAGACTGGCATGAGTCAAATGAGTAGTTCGAGTCCTTCAGTACCTCCTTGTGAAAAGTAGCAAATGAATGATGGCTGTCATTGCTAGCACAGTCAATTGGATATGGATGCATGTACTCTTTAGGCTCTTCGTCGCAATTgtagaagaaggaaaaatcaaTTTGATCAGAACTATAACTGAAAGGTGTTCGATCAAGGCTAAAGTTGTGCAGAGGGAGTGGACATTTATCATGATACACAACAGCGTTGGCCAGCACGAATGAATGGTTCGAGTAGAAGATATCTTTAATGATATAATCATCGTCGGAAATACTAAGTACTGGATTTTCTCCATTGCAGGCGATCTTGAAGCTCGAGTAGCCACAGAAGGACTCTTGTCGATCAGAAAGCCAAAAGGGGTAGCTTATATTCGGACCATTTCCACATGTTTGAGGCTTGCAGGCCTCGTAGCTTTGGTCTAGAGAGGAAGTTTGCTTGGCTAAGGTTGTGAAGATGATAGTGATAATACATACATGGAAAGGTATTTTGCCCTTGAAGTGGTTTTGGAGGAGGAGATACATTTGGAGTGGATGATCacgaaacagagaagaaatcaTATGGTGAAATTAATGAGAGTTAGAAATGAACAGATGGTGGAAAATTCTTGGTAGTAGGTGTCTGATTCTATGATTGGAGTTTGAAAAAGAGGAGACTTGACTAAACAAACCAATGGTTTAAGCAACAGGAAGGACTTTGAAAGCAAAAGGctttaaaaatagattttgAACATGTTACTTGTTGTATGGCTTGGCTGGAGGGTTTCATGTAATAGTTATAGAAATGCATCCTCCATGCCATGGGAAACGTATAACTAGTGGATTATTTCATGGCAAACGATGTCAGCTTGTGGTGGGAAGTTACCCATACAGGGCCATAAGAGAGAATCATACAAAATAAGACATCGTTTTCAAAGTTTAGTGGCTTTTTCGTATAAAATTCGGCAAATGCTGGAAATTTCAAAACCAAATACAACAATTTAGACAGAAAACGTTTTCCTAgtcaaagagaaaaatagaagcGCCACTAATTATTCAGCGATATTTAGTATAATTTTGGCATACCATCTGCTGCTGacctttcatttttttaaaaaatgaatgggATTTAGAAAAATCAGTACTAAATAcccgaaaaaaagaaagaaagaggaaaaccaaaattcGGTGAATTTCTAAAGGAATGAGTGATGCAGCACTAGAGACTTCGGTGGACGACTTTGCTTTGAGAGTTGTGGTTGGTTGAACCGAAAGTGTAGACAGAGACTTTGTTTGGGCTTAAAAGTAACACGGATAAAAAATATTGATCCAAGATGATGGAGATGTGCACTTAATCGAAGACTTATACTGGATTTCATTTTCACCTGGCAACATGACTAGTAGTATAATATTGGAAAACTAATTATGTTCTAGAATAATTCGTGATTCAATGTGATCAAATCATACCCATAATAAATTATCATATACTCAACTCTAATTCCTATCTTGACCAACAAAAATTAGTTAGTGAGATTTTTTAATATTACAAACGTTATTAGAGATAAAGGATTCGAACACAAGACCTCAGTTGCAAAAGGTGGAGAAATCGTATGCGGACTTACGATTAAGGGGCGAGGTTGGCGTGCAGTGCAGTGTGAACCATTTGAAATCAACAGACGCCTTATTGAATTCCATGAGTCTCTAGTGGACCGTTGACCTGGTCAATGCATACGTGGCATTTACCAACCACTGGTAGCAGACCTTATGCGTTgtccttattttatttttattttatcaacaGGGAAGGGTAACCAGTCAAATAGCATCACTTCTGGTGTCTATGTTCACTCAGGGAGGGTTTATATGCAACTAATATCTGAATTCAGATGGAAATGGAATAGGAAAAGACTCTAATTAACCAACAAACTCAAGATGAAATAAAAACAGAGCAAAGATAACAAAACTTGTTGATGAGGTAGAGGCTAAAGCAGAGCAAAGAGAATGGCAGTTGCACATTTCACTTGGGAGTCACAGCCAAAAGGATCATATGTTTTAGTTCTCTGTAATTAGAATTACTTAACTAATCATTTCTTCTGTGGGGGGTTAATTACAACTTATTCAGCCATCCCATTTCTAATTAGAAGTTCGTAATCTGAAGTGGTATCTCCAAATTCTGACTAATTAATGGAAACTCCAAACTAAAAAAGGTTGAACCGGGAAAATTATGAACCgggaaaaataagaaggaATTGACATGCGTACCTCCAGAACTTGGACAGGTTTCCTCATAAGGATGGCCCCCGCAAAAGCAGAGAAAAGAGTCAGTGGTGTTGGATCCGCAGGTTCCATTAGAGAGCATGCATGGTCCACAGAGCTCCCATTCGGCCTCGTACTCAACCTGGAAGCCTAGCTCCAAAACACGTTTCAGTACATCCACCGTGTAATTCTCAGGCAGAACATCAACACCCGTCCACATTATGGGGACTCTGATATTGTGGAGGCACAAGGTCCCATTTGGACGAGGATTAAGCCTCGAGATAGAGTCGTCTATATAGAACGCAAGATCGTTTTGGGTACCCTCTATTTTGCAAGTAAAGTTATTTGCGATTGACTGATTGTGAGGGACGCAGCCATAGAACAAAGTCAGGTTCCGAACAGCTTGAACGTAAGCGAAACGATCGTAGTCCAAAGTGGTGTTGATGAGCCTGCTAGTGCAAGGTCTGTCCCAGAGGTCTCTGCGAGCAATTGTGATGATGTTAATTTCCCTGCTAATGTTCAAGACAAGGAAGTCTTGTTCTTCAATTCTGATAACAGGGTATTCATTATCTCGGCAGGTGAGTTCGTACCCTTCTCGCCCGCAGTGGTGGGGCCGACCGTTGGCTGCCCAGAAAGGGTAGGTTATGTTTTTAAGCAAACCGCAGTCGTAGGTATTGCGGCACTCTGTGTATTGAGCATCGTCATCGCAAAGAGCAGAGGGGATCAACGCTGTGATCAAGTTGAAGGTGATGAAGAGGATGGGTAGTCTTAGGAAGATGTGGGCTGTGGGCATGGTCATCTGCAGAAGCTCAAGGAGAAAATTAGAATTGGAGATGGAGAATCAATAGCAGTTTGATGAGAAGTAAATGATGTTCATACCACCTTATCACGTTCAGAAAACATGAAGCAGATGGAAAGCATGTTATGCAATAGTATTTCAAACAGGCAGACTATTATCTATTTTGAGGATCAAAGAAAGTGGGTGGGCTTCTGGGTGACAGATATATAGAGACTGAGGAAACGACGGCTTATTATTGACTTGACTTCTATGCGTTTGCCTAAGAAATTTCCATtgattgacccaaaaaaaagaaaaagaaaagaaatttccATTCAATAGGTAAACAAACAAAGGATGacttaccccaaaaaaaaaaatttaaaataaaggCCATCCTAATCCCACATAtatcttattttattgaaCACCAAAGAGCTACATTGAGAAGTATGATAAATTTTTCAGTGTGACACCGCACTGACGCTTCTTGTTATTAAGCAACTGGAGGAGGCCTAATTGATATTGATTATTGTTGAATGATGACAAAGGAAGAAGCTTCCTTTGATAGGCACAGGAGTTCAGTTTggacaattttttatttatttcaggGATGACGGTTCCCTGCCTGTGTTTATTAATggtaggatttgatttgaagtTTGAACTATAATTGTGCGTGTTTGAATTACATATAATTTTCTCATGTACCTGCTGCAGGAGCAGGAGTATAGCTAAGATGACTGGGTCAACAACACCAATTGGTATCGGTAGCGtgcattttataattttgttcacAATTCCAAATGAAGCCCAATCAAGTTCAAGTTGCGACAAATGTATGAGACATGCAGCATCTCAAggaagggaagaaaaaaagttcattGTCAAATCTTGACGTGATCACACACCAAATCttgcttttcaattttatttttatttttctgaatatTATTTGTGTACCAAATAAATCTTTTGAATATAATTTGTAAGTCTCATTATCATATAGATTAGCAACTTCCCAAGTTCCCAGTATTGCGTTGCGTAGACACTCACTCAAGTCAATGCCCATTTCTTTTCGGTCTAATGAACAGACCCAAATGAAATCAATCGATACAAGTAATACAAGAAAGTTGAATTGAATTATGACTCTCTACGTTTAGAACGGGTgtcttttttcacttttcactTCATTTGGttcattataataatttaaagactTAAAATATGAACGTCATAAATTTAGGAACTGTTTGATaatcttttctctttcatttttttggaaaaCTGAATACTGAAAATGTGTTCGATgactaattttaattttcagttattaaaaaaaatgataactAATTTCAAAATAACTAAACGCCTTTGGTTAGCTGAGTGAGAGAAAATAAGTCAGGCCGTGCCCATAGTTTTGTttaggttttgattttgagagtGAATGAATGGTTTCTTGGTGATAACAACGTTGTCCAATAACTAGAAAAATGCTGTAGAAAGAAGTCAAACATGCCCAACCATGGTCCTATCCTAAGACAAGTTTTTGGTCCCTTTTGGTcactaatttttcttttcagttgTTTTTTCTTGCCTTGCCTTGTATCTGGATTGGAAGAAACTACTCACCAGCTTTTAGTTACATGAATTATTGTAAGTAAATTGGTTTCTTTCAACTGTTTTCTGATGTAAATTGAATTGCCGGCCAACGATTCATTCTCTTTGATAGTATCGAAATTTTGTGGTTTAGCTAGCTCATGCTTCTGCTTTATCAAGAAGCCGTTTCATTGTGAATAACTACAGCAAGTAATTTTATACTACATGGACTTGAAACTTAGGATTTTTTAGTTTCTATCcacatttgaatttgatgatgGAGACCTAATTAATGCCAATGCAGCATAAAAAAAACCACAGAGAGAAGGGCAAATATTTAGAATACATCAAAACCTTTCCCTTCTCTTTTCAGTGCCATTTGCCCTATCCAACCTACAACACCACCTCCCAGGTTCACAGCAAGCAATGCCATCTTCTCTAGGTTCCCACACTGTCTCACATACTTCTGCAACAGACTCAGAACCTGTGAGGTTTGTTCATACTTCAGAGGCCCGCCGTTTGCTTCCTTCCGCAAGTCGTTGGAATTCTATAGAAATTGACTTTAACCTTCTTCCTCAGTCTACCATGGCCAACGATTCAATCCCTTCTCAGTACTCCAAGTCCTACCAATACAATCTTGTTATCACAGATAAAAAGTACTTTAAACGTTGTCTTTACATTTCTGTCTCCACAGTTTTTCTTATCCTAGCTCTACTTTTACTGCTACACTTTTTGCCCTCAGAACATCATCACGATCGTCCTTCAAAGAATCTTACACTTGCATTGAACCAAGCTCTAACGTTCTTCGATGCTCAAAAGTGTAATATATTTCTACCATCATACGCATTTTATTAGAAACAGTTACATTATAGGATTTGccatataatttatttttcatctaaTTTGCTGAAAAATTCTTCTTCATCAGCTGGGGTGTACCCCAATAACAGTCCGGTAAAATTTCGAGCAAGTTCAGGATTGCAAGATGGGAACTCAGGCAGTAAACCGGTTAATCTTGAGGGTGGTTTCTATGATTCTGGCAACAACATAAAATTCAGCTTCCCTACAGCTTATACTGTAACCCTGTTGAGTTGGAGTGTGATTGAATATCATGACAAGTATGCTGATATTGGTGAGCTTGATCATGTCAAGGACATAATCAAATGGGGAAGTGATTATTTGCTCAAACTCTTTGTTCCCCCTAACACAACTTCAGATACCATATTGTATTCTCAGGCAAGCCTTATGAACAATTTTGTACCATAATTAATAATCCTTTTTCATGAACATTATAATGGACAATTAGTGACAATATTCcttgttattgttttttttttttcttacaatttagATTGGAAGTGCAAACAGCGATGCCAAGGTTCCTAATGATATAAACTGCTGGCAAAGACCTGAAGACATGAACTACAAGAGAACCGTTTCATTTTGCGATAACACAGCTTCCGATTTAGCAGGGGAAATTGTTGCAGCATTATCAGCTGCTTCATTAGTGTTCAAAGAAAACAATGTTTACTCAGGAGAATTAGTCACAGCAGCTGAGAAGCTATTTGAGAGTGCAATTACTAAGCTAGACACTGCTAGGCAAGGAACATACACTAAGGTTGATGCTTGTGGAGGAGAAgctataaatttttataactCATCTGGTCACCAAGATGAACTGGTCTGGGGAGGAACATGGCTATTTTTTGCTACTGGTGACAATTCATATTTAGGATATGCCACAGAAGAATTTGACTACGCAGTGGGGAATGAAACAAGTGCTGATAAAGGGGTTTTCTACTGGAACAACAAGCTTACTGCCAACGCGGTAATTTTCGTTGCAAATAATCAATCTGGGAAGTTTCAGAAATAGATAAGCTTTGTGATCACAGTTCTGCATACATAATATTGTAGGTGTTGCTAACGCGTCTGCAATTTTTTCATGATCTTGGCTTCCCGTATGAAGCTTCTTTAGGCGCATCCTCAGACATGACGGACTCCCTCATGTGTTCTTATCTTTCTTCCCAGAAAATGACGCCAGGTATTAATATATGGAAATGGAATGGACGCCTAGATCTACCTGTTGATATGATGCTTCACTTGATGAAATGCATGTGCCTAAAAAATCCTAAATGAATGCAGGTGGATTGATCATCCAAAGGCCTAATCTTGGGGCAGCTCGTCTGGAGTATGCCGCAACAGCATCCTTTCTTAGTAAATTGTACAGCGACTACCTTTATCTTGTGCGGAGTTCTGGTAGGAGTTGCAGAGGTTTCGGCTTTTCCCTGGATATGCTGCGCAATTTCTCCACGTCTCAGGCAAGTAATATTGCATTgcatatattaattatattattatagtCTTCAATCTGCATGAATTGTTTTCAGGTAAATTACATTCTAGGAGAGAATCCAATGAAGATGAGCTACATGGTTGGGTTTGGAGATAAGTTTCCAAGCCAAGTGCACCATAGGAGCGCATCAATCCCTTGGGATGGTCAATATTACTCTTGCAAGGACGGAGAAGATAGATGGCAATTCTCCAAAGACCCAAATCCCAATTTGCTTTTGGGAGCAATGGTAGCAGGACCTGACCAATTTGACAAATTTATAGATCAAAGGGACAAACAAGAGTTCACTGAGCCTAGCATATCAAGCAATGCTGGCTTAGTTGCAGCACTCATTGCACTTCATGCTCCTCCTTATCTTCCTTCTTCGAAAACCAAAGGCATGAATTTGGGCATAGACCAGATGGGTATCTTTGct encodes the following:
- the LOC117628759 gene encoding LEAF RUST 10 DISEASE-RESISTANCE LOCUS RECEPTOR-LIKE PROTEIN KINASE-like 2.1 isoform X2; protein product: MVDAILNETALLTQGDYVVEQYPNHHAEAMSRSAFDQNGHLGLAAADNHPKSVNMTMPTAHNFLRLPILFITFNLITALIPSALCDDDAQYTECRNTYDCGLLKNITYPFWAANGRPHHCGREGYELTCRDNEYPVIRIEEQDFLVLNISREINIITIARRDLWDRPCTSRLINTTLDYDRFAYVQAVRNLTLFYGCVPHNQSIANYFTCKIEGTQNDLAFYIDDSISRLNPRPNGTLCLHNIRVPIMWTGVDVLPENYTVDVLKRVLELGFQVEYEAEWELCGPCMLSNGTCGSNTTDSFLCFCGGHPYEETCPSSGDNSWNWKRKVIVGAAAAAGSGILLCVIVCCIKSRKQTFLRTKSHQDLEAFIQNNGPLAVKRYKFSDIRKMTNSFKDKLGRGGYGDVYKGKLRDGCLVAVKVLNASKGNGEDFINEVASISRTSHVNVVTLLGYCFEGQKKALIYEFMPNGSLEKFIYKENSLETTPHLELEKLFEIAIGIARGLEYLHRGCNTRILHFDIKPHNILLDDNFCPKISDFGLSKLCLKKESIMSMLDARGTVGYIAPEVFCRNFGGVSVKSDVYSYGMMILEVAGGRKNSDVQVSHTTDAFFPDWIYKHLEQGSNLGLPNPMTQEENELARKMILVGLWCIQTKPPDRPSMSKVIEMLDGSIEALRIPPKPVLTSPTRTPAESESSTFSLIC
- the LOC117629246 gene encoding LEAF RUST 10 DISEASE-RESISTANCE LOCUS RECEPTOR-LIKE PROTEIN KINASE-like 1.2 isoform X2 → MISSLFRDHPLQMYLLLQNHFKGKIPFHVCIITIIFTTLAKQTSSLDQSYEACKPQTCGNGPNISYPFWLSDRQESFCGYSSFKIACNGENPVLSISDDDYIIKDIFYSNHSFVLANAVVYHDKCPLPLHNFSLDRTPFSYSSDQIDFSFFYNCDEEPKEYMHPYPIDCASNDSHHSFATFHKEVLKDSNYSFDSCQSPVNLPVDVAVGVEALLRMNYTEILKMGFLLNWTAQNCSKCEKSSGRCGFKNNEFVCFCSDRPRSQTCDHDNSWNWKRKVVIGVCASAATVLIMCVVCFVYQRRNRKQYAPSSLISRSIFSKQTSMDDMEKGSTYLGVHLFTYKELEEATNYFDSAKELGDGGFGTVYHGNVRDGRAVAVKRLYENNCKRVEQFMNEIEILARLRHQNLVLLYGCTSRHSRELLLVYEYIPNGTLAEHLHGERAKPGALPWLTRMNIAIETASALSYLHASDIIHRDVKTTNILLDNNFCVKVADFGLSRLFPTDVTHISTAPQGTPGYVDPEYNQCYQLTSKSDVYSFGVVMIELISSLPAVDITRHRHEINLSNMAINKIQNHALHELVDTCLGFESDYRIRKMIIAVAELAFRCLQNDKEVRPSMPDVLDELKRIQSKDFDKEKAEEIDISADDVVLLKSDPLPPPPDTLTLNWISSSTTPNGSG
- the LOC117629246 gene encoding LEAF RUST 10 DISEASE-RESISTANCE LOCUS RECEPTOR-LIKE PROTEIN KINASE-like 1.2 isoform X1 — translated: MLSICFMFSERDKMTMPTAHIFLRLPILFITFNLITALIPSALCDDDAQYTECRNTYDCGLLKNITYPFWAANGRPHHCGREGYELTCRDNEYPVIRIEEQDFLVLNISREINIITIARRDLWDRPCTSRLINTTLDYDRFAYVQAVRNLTLFYGCVPHNQSIANNFTCKIEGTQNDLAFYIDDSISRLNPRPNGTLCLHNIRVPIMWTGVDVLPENYTVDVLKRVLELGFQVEYEAEWELCGPCMLSNGTCGSNTTDSFLCFCGGHPYEETCPSSGDNSWNWKRKVVIGVCASAATVLIMCVVCFVYQRRNRKQYAPSSLISRSIFSKQTSMDDMEKGSTYLGVHLFTYKELEEATNYFDSAKELGDGGFGTVYHGNVRDGRAVAVKRLYENNCKRVEQFMNEIEILARLRHQNLVLLYGCTSRHSRELLLVYEYIPNGTLAEHLHGERAKPGALPWLTRMNIAIETASALSYLHASDIIHRDVKTTNILLDNNFCVKVADFGLSRLFPTDVTHISTAPQGTPGYVDPEYNQCYQLTSKSDVYSFGVVMIELISSLPAVDITRHRHEINLSNMAINKIQNHALHELVDTCLGFESDYRIRKMIIAVAELAFRCLQNDKEVRPSMPDVLDELKRIQSKDFDKEKAEEIDISADDVVLLKSDPLPPPPDTLTLNWISSSTTPNGSG
- the LOC117629157 gene encoding endoglucanase 25-like encodes the protein MPSSLGSHTVSHTSATDSEPVRFVHTSEARRLLPSASRWNSIEIDFNLLPQSTMANDSIPSQYSKSYQYNLVITDKKYFKRCLYISVSTVFLILALLLLLHFLPSEHHHDRPSKNLTLALNQALTFFDAQKSGVYPNNSPVKFRASSGLQDGNSGSKPVNLEGGFYDSGNNIKFSFPTAYTVTLLSWSVIEYHDKYADIGELDHVKDIIKWGSDYLLKLFVPPNTTSDTILYSQIGSANSDAKVPNDINCWQRPEDMNYKRTVSFCDNTASDLAGEIVAALSAASLVFKENNVYSGELVTAAEKLFESAITKLDTARQGTYTKVDACGGEAINFYNSSGHQDELVWGGTWLFFATGDNSYLGYATEEFDYAVGNETSADKGVFYWNNKLTANAVLLTRLQFFHDLGFPYEASLGASSDMTDSLMCSYLSSQKMTPGGLIIQRPNLGAARLEYAATASFLSKLYSDYLYLVRSSGRSCRGFGFSLDMLRNFSTSQVNYILGENPMKMSYMVGFGDKFPSQVHHRSASIPWDGQYYSCKDGEDRWQFSKDPNPNLLLGAMVAGPDQFDKFIDQRDKQEFTEPSISSNAGLVAALIALHAPPYLPSSKTKGMNLGIDQMGIFKHLHETMITLFCYIRPITLCQM